The Spirosoma sp. SC4-14 DNA window TGGTTCCGGTCGGTTATTGTTACCATTCCTGCTTCAACAAAAGAAGTGAATGTGAATAAACTGGTAGCGCACACATCGGGAATGGGACTGAGCTTTATCAGTAACTACGTTCTGCACAAACAATTCACGTTTCGCAATACTGGTTTCTACGACAAACTGAAACGATTGCTGAATCTGTAGGAGGCTTATTATTCTGGTGTTATGGACTTGATGCCCACTTGAGGCTGCCACAAACTGTTGCGCATTGCATATGGCAGGCCGAATTATATCCTGCCACTTAAGGCCAATATCAGCACGGAAGGTCTGCTGAGCCGATGCTTAAACTGGCCGTAAGCAAACGAGAATAAACGGGTAGAGCAGAGTGACCCTGGGCGATGGTTATGCCAGCTGTTGCAGAATCATGAGTAAGGCTGTTTTCATGGCATTGGATATTTGCCTGAAAACGGGAATTTTATGCGTGCAGTAGGTATCTGATTGAGAGGGAAGGGATTGTTTTACTGCATGAGCAGGCTGTTTAGTAGACGGTAGGGTGGAAGAGGATACTAATGGGTATGGTTCTATTTTCAACAGGTACGCACCAGACCGTGCCATACTTAAGCTAGCGTCATCATTAAGCGTGGCTGGCATGATGCGTACCTGTTGAGTCGATGCAATCAATTAGAACTTAGCGGTGATGCCTAATTTTATGGCCGATACACCATAGCCTACTTCGGCAAAGGCACCAACTTTGGGCGAAAACATAAACCGCGACCCCAGGTGTAGCCCCACAAATAGGCCACTATTGTAGCTATTGCCATAATAATAGCCATAATCATAGGAGTCGTTATAGCCAGCATACCGAAACCCAAGTGATGCACCAATGTATGGGTCAAAGTTATTGTTCTGTACGTTCAGCGCTTCGCCTAAATGATACGAAGCTCGGGCTCCGGCATAAATGAAATTGTATCCACCTGAATAGTAGCCGTAGTTGTAGTGATAGTAATCAATGGAGCCGCCTACCGAAAAATTGTTTTTGGCTCCTACCTCAACCGAAACTCCGAGTGGTAGTCCACCACCATAGTACGTTGCCAAGCCCAGGCCAGCATTCAGGTACACCGGCCGAGTGCGGTGCGACGACCGACTGCCTGTGTGGCTTACGGCCGGACGAGTTGCGGCCTGCGGGCGCGATTGAGGCTGCTGGACGGGGGATGCCTGGTGCGTTTGGGCTGGTGCCTGACTGGCTACCGGAGCTGTTGATTGAGGTTTACTGGCTGGTGTGGCTGCTGCGGGCTTGCGAACTGCGCTGGTCGGTGCTGATTTAACAACTGGTTTTTTGGCAGTTGAAGCGGTTTTGGCAGCCGGACGGTGAACCTGCTGGCCCTGAACAAAATTGACTGAGCAGACAAGGGCAAACGCCAGAGCTGCAATTTTTGTAGACGTTTTCATGACAGTATTTGTTGTTTCTGGTTGCTTGAGGAACGATACAAACTTATATCGCCGACCATCGGCTAAACCAGACATGACTGCCTGAACTGCCTAAAGAGTGTGCTGAACTGTTTAGACGAATGGGTGAAACGGATGAATCGGAAACCGATAGGAATGCAATCGAATTCCCAATGCGATAGGCTCAGGCAGCTATCAACGATCTACAGTAGCGGCAGCTTTCAGTACCGATTCGAGCAGTCCTGGAAACTTTTGCTGTAATTCGTTCGACCGTAGTGAAGTGAGACTTTGTGTGCCTTCCGTCCGAATCTGCACAATGCCCGCTTCGCGCAACACCCGAAGATGATGCGACATGGTTGATTTGGCAACCGGAGTAGGTATAGACCCGCAGGGCTGCTCACAGGTCTGTTTCGCGAGACATTTGACAAAGTTTAACCGTACCGGATCACTTAACGCATGTAGAATGCCCGTTAGCGTAATCTGGTCGACCGTGGGGTGGTCGTATTGTTTCATGATGTTGTTCGGTTCGTC harbors:
- a CDS encoding helix-turn-helix transcriptional regulator, with the translated sequence MKQYDHPTVDQITLTGILHALSDPVRLNFVKCLAKQTCEQPCGSIPTPVAKSTMSHHLRVLREAGIVQIRTEGTQSLTSLRSNELQQKFPGLLESVLKAAATVDR